From Demequina lutea, a single genomic window includes:
- a CDS encoding Nramp family divalent metal transporter — protein sequence MAPVFQRAKTHPERGLWRLLGPAFVASIAYVDPGNVAANLTAGAQYGYLLVWVLVASNAMAVLVQYLSAKLGLVTGRSLPELLAVRMGRGKRLSFWLQAEVVAAATDVAEVVGGAIALGLLFHLPLVWGGVITGAVSMVLLSVQSRRGQQPFEFVIMGLLAVIAFGFLAGLFVSPVDWVGAAGGLLPQFAGSGTVVLAASMLGATVMPHAIYLHSALARDRHLPSFGTENRRPDDFKGPGVAAEADAEAAIAHLARLPRLLRATKIDVMWSLVIAGSVNIAMLLLAAGSLRGVAGTDTIAGAHHAIVVALGPAIGVIFAIGLLASGLASTSVGAYAGAMVMGGLIKRRIPLLVRRLVTLVPALIVLSIGTNPTQALVISQVVLSLGIPFALIPLVRLTSSREVMGGHATAVVLRSVSWLVVGLILALNVALLGITFAGLW from the coding sequence ATGGCGCCGGTGTTTCAGCGGGCGAAGACCCACCCTGAGCGTGGCCTGTGGCGCCTGCTTGGCCCCGCCTTTGTGGCGTCGATCGCCTACGTAGACCCCGGCAACGTCGCCGCAAATCTCACGGCCGGCGCGCAGTACGGCTACCTGCTTGTGTGGGTGCTGGTGGCTTCAAACGCCATGGCCGTGCTCGTCCAATATCTGAGCGCCAAGCTCGGTCTGGTGACCGGGCGGTCGCTTCCCGAACTGCTGGCCGTGCGCATGGGGCGCGGGAAGCGGCTCTCCTTCTGGCTACAGGCCGAGGTGGTAGCGGCGGCGACGGATGTGGCAGAGGTCGTGGGCGGAGCGATCGCCCTCGGCCTGCTGTTTCATCTCCCTCTCGTGTGGGGCGGCGTCATCACCGGCGCAGTCTCGATGGTGCTTCTTTCCGTCCAATCGCGACGGGGGCAGCAGCCCTTTGAATTCGTCATCATGGGGCTCCTCGCAGTCATCGCATTCGGCTTTCTCGCGGGATTGTTCGTGAGCCCCGTCGATTGGGTTGGCGCCGCGGGCGGACTACTGCCGCAATTCGCGGGTTCCGGCACCGTGGTGCTCGCGGCATCGATGCTGGGTGCCACCGTGATGCCGCATGCCATCTACCTGCACTCTGCGTTGGCGCGTGACCGTCACTTGCCATCCTTCGGCACGGAGAATCGACGACCGGACGATTTCAAGGGTCCGGGAGTAGCGGCCGAAGCGGATGCGGAAGCCGCGATCGCGCACCTTGCCCGCCTTCCCCGTTTGCTGCGTGCCACGAAGATCGATGTGATGTGGTCGCTCGTGATCGCTGGTTCGGTGAACATCGCCATGCTGTTGCTCGCCGCGGGCTCTCTGCGGGGAGTTGCGGGGACCGACACCATCGCGGGCGCGCACCACGCGATCGTCGTCGCACTCGGTCCGGCGATCGGCGTCATCTTCGCCATCGGCCTCTTGGCGTCGGGGCTTGCCTCCACGTCGGTGGGAGCATACGCGGGCGCGATGGTGATGGGGGGGCTCATCAAGCGACGCATTCCTTTGCTGGTGCGGCGCCTCGTCACCCTGGTGCCCGCGCTCATCGTGCTCAGTATCGGTACCAATCCCACGCAAGCGCTCGTGATCAGTCAGGTGGTATTGAGCCTCGGAATCCCGTTTGCCCTCATCCCGCTCGTGAGGCTCACGTCCTCTCGCGAAGTCATGGGAGGGCACGCCACGGCAGTGGTGCTGCGTTCCGTCTCGTGGCTGGTGGTGGGCCTGATCCTGGCGCTCAATGTGGCGCTCCTGGGCATTACCTTTGCTGGGCTGTGGTGA
- a CDS encoding DUF4914 family protein, with amino-acid sequence MSTTAESAVPLFVDMPASVRAAIAASPRVVIPATRAELYQLALGPEGGPVFSVDYEANGETVTEATVTRCRNGIAVNYPEDYMRRRDPRCMLIADERPTNKDRYIDRFGESFDRVKQETLDWLATQELVVVPFKAGGLTFGSPSLAVMPLNSAFFALTLVDLQGWVTFEELGEYTPRSILYVAPPFRQTHYEGKQVVVHDRSETLHEIFAYNLYPGPSAKKGVFSVLLDIGEQEGWITAHASSVRVTTPYDNETIVMHEGASGGGKSEMCQDLRREDDGRILLGMNVITREPYYITLSETCELSPVTDDMTLCHPAVQTGDGRMVVADAEDGWFVRVDNLRQYGEDVHFERAVIHPKEPLVFFNMDGAPDATVLPWEHTLDSNGKPCPNPRVVIPRSNIDNIINTPESVDVRTFGVRMPACTSDKPTYGIMGMTHFVPPSIAWLWRLIAPRGDKNPSIGEAADAVERLEHGGMVAEGVGSYWPFSTGTKVDAANLLLRQIMAYPRTRYVLTPNQHIGAYKVGFSAEWLTREWLARKGGGRMRANQLEPARCALFGYTPTEITLDGQPVRRTLLTPELQSGVGVTAYDAGAAILAGFFKAELQQFLTDDIDPLGRQIIELCMSDGTIEDYETLTPMFL; translated from the coding sequence CTCTTTGTCGACATGCCGGCGTCCGTGCGCGCGGCCATCGCGGCGAGTCCTCGTGTGGTGATCCCCGCCACGCGGGCGGAGCTCTATCAGCTCGCTCTCGGCCCCGAGGGCGGGCCAGTCTTCTCGGTCGACTACGAGGCCAATGGCGAGACGGTCACCGAGGCCACCGTGACGCGGTGTCGCAACGGCATCGCAGTCAACTACCCCGAGGACTACATGCGCAGGCGCGACCCTCGCTGCATGCTCATCGCGGACGAACGCCCCACGAACAAGGACCGCTACATCGACCGCTTCGGAGAGAGCTTCGACCGGGTCAAGCAAGAGACGCTCGATTGGCTTGCCACTCAGGAGCTCGTGGTCGTTCCCTTCAAGGCGGGAGGACTCACTTTCGGCTCGCCCTCGCTCGCGGTCATGCCGCTCAACTCGGCGTTCTTCGCGCTGACCCTCGTTGACCTCCAGGGCTGGGTCACGTTCGAGGAACTCGGCGAGTACACGCCGCGCTCGATCCTGTACGTCGCTCCCCCGTTCCGCCAGACGCACTACGAAGGCAAGCAGGTTGTCGTCCACGACCGCAGCGAGACCTTGCACGAGATTTTCGCCTACAACTTGTACCCGGGCCCGAGCGCCAAGAAGGGCGTGTTCTCCGTCCTGCTCGACATCGGCGAACAAGAGGGCTGGATCACCGCCCACGCCTCGAGCGTCCGCGTCACCACGCCATACGACAACGAGACGATCGTCATGCACGAGGGCGCCTCCGGCGGAGGAAAGTCCGAGATGTGCCAGGACCTGCGACGCGAGGATGACGGCCGCATCCTGCTGGGGATGAATGTCATCACACGCGAGCCGTACTACATCACGCTCAGCGAGACCTGTGAGCTCAGCCCGGTCACCGACGACATGACCCTGTGCCACCCAGCGGTACAGACCGGGGACGGCCGCATGGTTGTGGCCGATGCCGAGGACGGCTGGTTCGTGCGGGTCGACAACCTCCGTCAGTACGGCGAGGACGTTCACTTCGAGCGCGCGGTGATCCACCCCAAGGAGCCGCTCGTGTTCTTCAACATGGACGGCGCCCCGGATGCCACGGTGCTGCCGTGGGAGCACACGCTCGACTCCAACGGAAAGCCGTGCCCCAACCCGCGCGTGGTGATCCCCCGCTCGAACATCGACAACATCATCAACACTCCAGAGTCGGTCGATGTGCGCACCTTTGGAGTACGCATGCCGGCGTGCACGAGCGACAAGCCCACGTACGGCATCATGGGCATGACCCACTTCGTGCCGCCGTCGATCGCCTGGTTGTGGCGCCTCATCGCGCCGCGCGGAGACAAGAACCCCTCGATCGGAGAGGCCGCCGACGCCGTCGAAAGGCTCGAGCACGGCGGCATGGTCGCAGAGGGCGTCGGCTCGTATTGGCCCTTCTCGACCGGAACCAAGGTCGATGCCGCGAACCTGCTGCTCCGCCAGATCATGGCCTACCCACGCACGCGCTACGTGCTCACGCCCAATCAGCACATCGGCGCCTACAAGGTGGGATTCTCTGCCGAGTGGCTGACGCGCGAGTGGCTCGCCCGTAAGGGTGGCGGCCGCATGCGCGCCAACCAGCTCGAGCCCGCCCGTTGCGCCCTCTTCGGCTACACGCCCACCGAGATCACGCTCGACGGCCAGCCGGTGCGCCGCACACTCCTGACACCAGAATTGCAGTCCGGAGTGGGCGTGACCGCTTACGACGCGGGTGCGGCGATTCTCGCGGGGTTCTTCAAGGCGGAGCTGCAGCAGTTCCTCACCGACGACATAGACCCGTTGGGCCGCCAGATCATCGAACTTTGCATGTCCGATGGGACGATCGAGGACTACGAGACCCTCACTCCGATGTTCCTGTAG
- a CDS encoding metal-dependent transcriptional regulator, which produces MAVTDLSQATQDYLKCVWTLQEWSEGAVSMTALAERLGVRTSTASDGIKKLVEQGLVEHIAYGGITLTHAGRAHAIAMVRRHRLLETYLVSALGYGWDEVHDEAEVLEHAVSDRMLDAIDTLLGHPTRDPHGDPIPSAGGDAHLPDAVTLAQAAPGMATVVRVSDADPERLRRFAQAGIVPDVPVEVAHAGEARVGETTIALKSDDAAAVWVTTAQQR; this is translated from the coding sequence ATGGCCGTCACCGACTTGAGCCAAGCAACCCAGGACTACCTCAAGTGCGTCTGGACGCTCCAAGAGTGGTCGGAGGGCGCGGTGTCGATGACGGCGCTCGCCGAACGCCTGGGAGTGCGCACCTCGACCGCATCGGACGGAATCAAGAAGCTCGTCGAGCAGGGCCTCGTCGAGCACATCGCGTACGGTGGCATCACCCTCACGCACGCGGGTCGCGCGCACGCCATCGCCATGGTCAGGCGCCATCGCCTGCTCGAGACGTACCTGGTAAGCGCCTTGGGTTACGGCTGGGACGAGGTCCATGACGAGGCGGAGGTCCTTGAGCACGCGGTGTCTGATCGCATGCTGGACGCGATTGACACGCTTCTGGGTCACCCCACGCGAGACCCGCATGGCGACCCCATCCCATCAGCGGGCGGAGATGCCCACCTGCCCGATGCGGTCACGCTCGCGCAGGCGGCGCCGGGAATGGCCACCGTGGTACGCGTCTCCGATGCGGATCCCGAAAGGCTGCGGCGCTTCGCTCAGGCGGGAATTGTGCCGGACGTGCCGGTTGAGGTCGCGCATGCCGGAGAAGCGCGCGTGGGTGAGACGACGATCGCGTTGAAGTCTGACGACGCGGCGGCCGTGTGGGTCACCACAGCCCAGCAAAGGTAA